The following are encoded together in the Nocardioides sp. Arc9.136 genome:
- a CDS encoding anti-sigma factor antagonist, which yields MDLTLATRDVDGTTIVAVGGEIDVYTAPKLRDKITELVAAGVYDLVIDMEAVEFLDSTGLGVLVGGLKKVRAHEGSLQLVCTQDRLLKIFRITGLAKVFVIHDSADAALAGS from the coding sequence GTGGACCTGACTCTTGCGACGCGCGACGTCGATGGGACGACCATCGTTGCCGTCGGTGGCGAGATCGACGTGTACACGGCACCCAAGCTGCGCGACAAGATCACCGAGCTGGTCGCGGCCGGCGTGTACGACCTGGTCATCGACATGGAGGCCGTCGAGTTCCTCGACTCCACCGGTCTCGGCGTGCTGGTCGGCGGCCTGAAGAAGGTCCGCGCCCACGAGGGCTCGCTGCAGCTGGTGTGCACCCAGGACCGCCTGCTCAAGATCTTCCGGATCACCGGCCTGGCGAAGGTCTTCGTCATCCACGACTCCGCGGACGCCGCCCTCGCCGGCAGCTGA